Part of the Brassica oleracea var. oleracea cultivar TO1000 chromosome C8, BOL, whole genome shotgun sequence genome is shown below.
TATAGTTTATATTTTTTTAAATTTTATTTTATCTTGTGAACCGTCAATTGTATTACCACCATTTTTAGAATATGATCCGTGCATCTATACAAATGTTTTATTTTGTTTTTTTTTTGGATCAAAATTTTATGAAAATGTCTAATAAATTATTTTATATACATGGTAGGTTTGTAAATAATTATAATGGTGCATGTAATATACTTATATTGTTACAAAAATATTTTGTGTATATTATTGATATTCATTAATGTTTATAATATTAATATGACATAGATAAGTTAAAAAATTTATATTGAATTGATTGTGAATTTAATTTAGGAAATGTTTTATTAATTTTGAAAAAGACATGGAAAGCATATAATTATATAATTAGGAGTAATTATTACTTCATTAATTTTGGAAAAGACAAAGATTATTCAAAATAAGTTCATTTAATTATTTCAGTGGCATTAGGCTGTAAATATTGTGCAAGTGTAAGGGTTAGTCTTAATTGGAGAAAATCTTCATACCGAGATGCCCTTGTCCACAATAATGGCAAAACTACAATTAACATTACTTTATCTTGGGGGAGAAGCATCTTATATTTGTAAGATTAGTGATTCCTCTGACTTGAGTTTGAGATAACTAGAGAGGTGTGTGTGCGAGAGAGAGACCTCAGAAGCGTCTGATCTCTTTGGGAGGTCTGAAGTTAAGAGGATGGGTTTCAGGAGTAGCGTTCTCGTCTTCCTTCCACATCTTTATGGTCTTGTCTGCCTCACACGTTACCAGCCTTGAACCCGTCTGATCGTAACACGCTGCATATATACCAGCTTCACTCTCCAGCGAACCAGGCTGTACAATAGCTTCTGCCTGTTGGAAACTGTGACCACTCTTCCAATCCCAGAACCATAAGCTTCCATTATCACCTCCAGTGACCATTACACCATCCTCATTCACAGTCACTGCGTTGATTATGGCTCTTTGCTGAGAAAGCATGTTGTGGCAAAACTCTCCCTTAGGAAGGCTAAACTTGTTGATGTTATCAGCCGATGCAGAAACAAAAGCATTCTCTGTTGGATGGAGCGCCATTGCTCTGACAGCTTTCTTATGATTCGTTAGAGTTGTCATTGTTCTACCATATCGAAGGTCCCAAAATTTAATGGTGGAATCATGAGATCCGGTAACAACTTGAGGGTCGGTTGGACGGGTGAAGACGGAACAAACGTCTTTGTCATGTCCCGAGAGTGCAAAATTCTGCATCTTCGTACGGATATCCCACACCCTGCAGACAGAGTCTCGCCCTCCGGTTAGTAAAACGTCCAGAGTTGGATGAAGAGCTAAACAGTAGACGCCAGAGAGATGGCCATGATAAGATCGGATAACCTTATTCTGCTCAAGGTCCCAGCATTTGACTTGCTTGTCATCACCAGCAGAGAACATGTAGGCATCTTTGTTGCATACAGCAAGGCCTCGTACTTGCCCAATATGTCCAGTAAGTGTGAGCTTCAGAACTCCACTCGCTACATCCCATACCTTAATGGTACGATCAGCTGAACCAGTGCAAAACCATTCATTTCTTGGGTCAAATGCAACAGATCTAACCCACCCCAAGTGCCCCTGGATCACCCTGTAATTCTTCCATGGTGCATGCCACTCTGGACGGGGCCATCGACTAGGCATTAAAGCACAAGTTGACAGGTTTCTTTCAGATGAGGATCCGAATGCAGGAAGAATCGTGGTGCTTTTGCCTGCGTGAACGGTGTTGTCGTTCAAGCTTCTTGGCGGTAAAGTAGGACCGACAACTAAAGCTTTGCCCTGTTTGGCTCCTTCTGGACCTGGAAGGGCGGCAAGGGCGTTGGATGAAGCTATCTGCTCATTATTATATTCAGCTCTACGTATAGACTGCTTACTCACGGGCTCTACACCTCCAAATGCAACTTGAAACTTGTGAGAAAGCCGAATCTTTTTGCTTTCCGGATCAGGCGGAGCGAGTTGATCATGAGCGGGGGAGAAAAGATCAAGAGCTCGCTTTACTGATTTGAGACTCAGCTTTTGCAGTGACTGTGGTTCGATCTCCCTCGTCATCGTCGTTTTCCTTCACTCGATTAGGGTTTTTACACGAAAAAGAAACTATCTGTCTGAGTCACGTATGGTTTATATAGAGAATTAATTTAGAAAGAAAAGGCAAAAATACACATTTTCCTTTTTTGTATATTCGTTAAATTTGCTTTTAAAAAATATGACTTAAACGGTTAAACCTTAAAAGGAAAAGTGAAAAGGAAAGTATTCGTGAGCATCAAGTAATTATTATAACTAGACCCTGATCAGCGCGGATATGCATTTTCAGTTTTTAATTATTTATTTTATTAAATGATGTATTTGTAATATACGTTCATATTATATTCATTAAGTAAATATTTTTTTTTGCATCTTAAAATATCTATTTTTTACGAATGTGTGATATCATATAAAAAATATAAAAAATGAGTATAGAGTTAATTAGATAGTTTTAAAAACAAAATTTTTTTCTTTCGTGTGCGATATCGTATAAATAATGATCCGCCCAGTTAACAAAAATCATGATTATTTTATGTGTAATTTTTTTTATTTTGACCATTTTCTTAAAACTATATTAAATTTTACATATTTTAATATCTTTACCTTTTTAATTGAAATGCAACTCAATATTTTTTTAACAATTATAACAAAATATTTAAAAAATATTTTTAGAATTTGTTTGAAAAATATGAAAATTACATTTTAAATTAAAATTATCCTAAAATATGATAAGTTTTGATGTAAACGAAAACTCAAATTATGTCAAAAATAACGATATTCAATGATAATAACAATTTTAATTGATTATTTTTTAAAAAATACATTTACAAAAATATTGTTTGAAAGAAAATTCATTTAGCTTTAAAATATAAAATGAAATATTATAATTAAATAATAAAAAATATAAATAAAAACCATAAATTTAGCAAATGACAACTGAGTTATATTATGCTAAAATTTTCTTTCTAACAATTTATCAAATGACAAATGAGTTATGAGCAAATATACCATATAATTTTTAAAAACATAGTCATTCTTAAATATTTTTTGAATAAATAATTATTTTTAAATTTAATCAACTGAAAATAATATCCGTACAATTGTGTGATTCAAATTCTAGTTTTATTGATGCATGTTATATATTAGTGCTGCATGTTTTAGGTAACATTTTAATGATGCACGTTTTTAAAAATCTTCATTATTAAGATTATGCACGTAAGGATAACTCATGAGTTTTTTGGGTTGATTAAATGACATTATGTCCAAATTTATTTAAGGATATTTCATTAAAGTAACTGAAAAAGACAAACAATAAAATAGGAAGTTTAAATTCATTTAAGCATATTTCATTAATATAACTGAAAAGACAAGTGATAAATTAGGCAGTTTTATTCATTTTATGATATTTCATAAATGCAACTGAAAAAGACAAGAAAAAAAAGGGAGTTTAATTAATGAAGTAAGAACATTTTCAAATGAGCACTTCTCTTTTAATAATATAGATTATACGAAGTAAATACATTAGGAAAGTTTCAGTCTTGTTAACCAAGAAAAAGGAGATATTCAGACTAATTGTTTTTTTTTTCATTTTAATATAGAATTTAGAAAAATACCTTCTTATGAGTTTATATTTTGAAGATTACACTGTGTTTAACTGTTTTTGAAAACTACACTTATTTATAGATAAAATGACGAAAATATCCAATTTATATGTATTCTAATATTTAAATTTAAAGTGTTTATAAAGTAAATCCAACAACCGTCTGGTTTTATATTTATCTTAATATCTATATAAAATCTCATTTAATTAATTATTCGACGCCACAATGTTTTATTATCTCTTAGAAGAAGCTTCATGTCGTCATCATCATAAACATATTACACAAAATACTGTAGAAAAAAAATCTAAAAGTAGTGCAGAAAACATATTAGATCCCTCACGAGAATTTAACTAAGAAAATAAATCAATTATACAGAATCTAAAAAGTGGCAAAAGCTCGACTAGCTCCACTGTTGCTTCCGAAGCAAAAATGCTTTGAAGTTTTTCATCACAATTCACCATATATTATTGCTTTTAGGATCCTTTTAGAACAGAAACCAATCAATCAAGATATAAACTTCTTTAGCAAATACTAAATGATCCCTTCAAGATCTTTCTTGTCTTGATATAAGACCAGACACTCATGAAAACAATCCAAGAAATATAAAAGCCAAACGGTGCCTTGATGTATCTCTTTTCTTTATGTTACAGTTTATTAGCTACCGTAACATTGTACTTTGATTAGCATGATTATAGGGAAGAGATTATATTTGTGAACTTTGTGCATATAAAAATTCGTGGAGTTGCAGTAAAGCAACATGGTTTAATCCATTTCGTGAAAAACTAAACCCCAACAACATTACGTGTTTATCTCAAACTTAATTTTCTCACACATGAATAATAATAATATTTTCATTTTTACATTTTGGTTATTAAAAGGAAAAGCGGTCAAAACCAGCCCAAACACACATGAATATGCCGGTGCGAAAACATACCCAACTTTCTTTTTAATTGAAATTACATACCTGATTAATTTTTTTGTGCCAAAATCTTCATTTTTGACATCTGGCAAACGGATTCTTAACAGAAGCTGACGTGGCTGTTTCCTCTAAACGACGTCGTTTTGTACGCTGCGGGAATTAATAAGAGATCAACAAAAAGTCGTTGTTTTAGAACCTTATTTTCCAACGTGGTCGTTTAAAGCTCTTCACTTTGTCTCTTTAACGTGTCTGTGAAGAGAATTTGACAAGAGTTGTGCTGAAAATTTGGGTTGTCATATAAGATTTACCCTGATAATTAATCAACAAAAGACAACGATATAAACCATCCAAAAATCAGAAACATCCGATTCAAAAGTCATACAAAAAATGATGGAGTGACAACTCCAATACCAAAAATAAAATCACTAACAAAATAGTCTACAGACAGCAACAAAACAATCATCAAGTTGCGTCTATGTTCCTTAAAAACACACCAAAAGCTGTTTATGTGCTCCTTTTAAATACACCAAAAGCTGCTTTTATCCTCCTTCAAAACACACCAAAAGGAAAAAATATAAGTCATATGCAAAAAGCTATAGCAATCTAAAAAAATAACTATAATATTACCACCACGATTCGAATTTTGTGATGATTGGCTTGGTCCTTCAGAAGGTGGTTTCCTTGGCCTAAAAACGGGACAGCCATGATTAGGACATTTCCTACTGTTATGTCCTCCGTGTCCACATCTTCCACAAGTTGAGGTTCTTCCTTCAATAGTCAGTTTTAGGCCTGGGCATTTAGAAATTGTTGGAGACATCTTCACAGACAGAAGTAGAGCTGAAGAACGCCCTGCTACAGTTCTGTGGATTCTTCATCAACACTGCTTCATACACTCGCACATCAAAATTCTTTAATGCTTGTAGAGCTACCTCATAATCTCCAATATTAAAACTCTTTGCTACTGCCCAGAACAAGTCTTTAGGCAGTTCCTTTCCTGGATAAGCTCTCCTTAAGTTTCCGTAGATGTGCCTTGCACACATACGGTGTTCTACTCGAGGCAGTTCATGTTCAACAGCATTTATCAGACCCTGCAATTGAAGACAAACAAGTTAAATCAAGCATGAAAAT
Proteins encoded:
- the LOC106309166 gene encoding protein pleiotropic regulator PRL2-like, producing the protein MNYMLKKTKYSFLSILSISEEIEPQSLQKLSLKSVKRALDLFSPAHDQLAPPDPESKKIRLSHKFQVAFGGVEPVSKQSIRRAEYNNEQIASSNALAALPGPEGAKQGKALVVGPTLPPRSLNDNTVHAGKSTTILPAFGSSSERNLSTCALMPSRWPRPEWHAPWKNYRVIQGHLGWVRSVAFDPRNEWFCTGSADRTIKVWDVASGVLKLTLTGHIGQVRGLAVCNKDAYMFSAGDDKQVKCWDLEQNKVIRSYHGHLSGVYCLALHPTLDVLLTGGRDSVCRVWDIRTKMQNFALSGHDKDVCSVFTRPTDPQVVTGSHDSTIKFWDLRYGRTMTTLTNHKKAVRAMALHPTENAFVSASADNINKFSLPKGEFCHNMLSQQRAIINAVTVNEDGVMVTGGDNGSLWFWDWKSGHSFQQAEAIVQPGSLESEAGIYAACYDQTGSRLVTCEADKTIKMWKEDENATPETHPLNFRPPKEIRRF